From Brevibacillus marinus, a single genomic window includes:
- the queD gene encoding 6-carboxytetrahydropterin synthase QueD translates to MAAFEVPRKLQQLYRDIQPQQLRYHNKRVAITKVFTFDAAHHMHNYEGKCISLHGHTYRLEVTISGYPNEIGMSIDFATIKAIFQEKLHDRLDHRYLNETLPPMNPSVENLLVWIWEEIDRALAEKGLKADGFRLEELKLYETPNSYGTVKREWMEET, encoded by the coding sequence ATGGCTGCTTTCGAGGTGCCGCGCAAATTGCAGCAGCTGTATCGGGACATTCAACCGCAGCAGTTGCGCTACCACAACAAGCGCGTCGCGATCACCAAGGTGTTTACGTTTGACGCGGCGCATCACATGCACAACTACGAGGGAAAGTGCATCAGCCTGCACGGACACACCTACCGTCTGGAGGTGACGATCAGCGGCTATCCGAACGAGATCGGCATGAGCATCGACTTCGCCACGATCAAGGCGATTTTTCAGGAAAAGCTGCACGACCGGCTGGATCACCGGTACCTGAACGAGACGCTGCCGCCGATGAATCCGTCGGTGGAAAATCTGCTCGTCTGGATCTGGGAAGAGATAGATCGGGCGCTTGCGGAGAAGGGGCTGAAGGCGGACGGATTCCGCCTGGAGGAACTGAAGCTGTATGAGACGCCGAACAGCTATGGTACAGTAAAGCGGGAATGGATGGAGGAGACGTAA
- a CDS encoding creatininase family protein, translating into MKLADLHGRELSAALAEANFAVLPLGSLEYHGPHSPLGTDQILAEGFAQLIDPASKPLLCPAIPFSPCPGKTADYRGTISVRPEVFIAYLQDVVSGICRLGVRNILLLNAHDANLGPARTVAEAVTREYKDASILLINWWQMTAVSFCEEQGLFQGTAGRGHGGPYEMSAVKALRPDLVAVGADDQELDALPALSALPYVLVEGTPAGWAGYTGRIRQTSLRAGRAIVAEAAQNLNQLLRHWLRTRGKLPEERDRR; encoded by the coding sequence ATGAAACTGGCTGATCTGCATGGAAGGGAACTGAGCGCCGCGCTGGCCGAGGCGAATTTTGCGGTGCTGCCGCTTGGCTCGCTCGAATACCACGGTCCGCATTCGCCATTGGGCACGGACCAGATTTTGGCCGAAGGATTCGCCCAATTGATCGATCCGGCGAGCAAACCGCTGCTTTGCCCGGCGATCCCCTTCTCGCCTTGTCCGGGCAAAACGGCTGATTACCGCGGGACCATCTCCGTCCGGCCGGAGGTGTTCATCGCCTATCTGCAGGATGTGGTCAGCGGCATCTGTCGGCTGGGCGTGCGCAACATCCTCCTGCTCAACGCGCACGACGCCAATCTGGGGCCTGCGCGCACGGTGGCCGAAGCGGTTACCAGGGAATACAAGGATGCCAGCATTTTGCTGATCAACTGGTGGCAAATGACGGCTGTTTCGTTTTGCGAAGAGCAGGGACTGTTTCAGGGAACAGCCGGCCGGGGGCACGGCGGTCCCTACGAAATGTCGGCGGTCAAAGCATTGCGCCCGGATTTGGTGGCGGTGGGGGCGGATGATCAGGAACTGGACGCGCTTCCCGCTCTGTCCGCGCTCCCCTATGTACTGGTAGAAGGCACGCCGGCGGGCTGGGCGGGGTACACGGGGCGGATTCGGCAAACCTCCCTGCGTGCCGGCCGGGCGATCGTCGCCGAGGCGGCGCAAAACCTGAATCAGCTGCTGCGGCATTGGCTGCGGACGAGAGGCAAGCTGCCGGAAGAGAGGGATCGACGATGA
- a CDS encoding extracellular solute-binding protein, whose translation MKKANSQLRRWTCALFAGTLALALAACSGGGQQAQPADSAGQTAGGATQPTGSEQPSSAQNEAHKGEPQKLVIYTARDKNVIEAVQPKFAAKYPNIDVEILTMGAQEILERVRAEKTNPQADFWWGGTQSALMTAAEEGLLESYKPSFSDSIPALYKDPQDRWYGEMLLPEVIMYNAQALTKEEAPQDWDDLLDPKYKDKIIIRGVLQSGTMRTIYSAMIYRQGADTPEKGYEWLKQLDANTKEYAQDPTNLYLKLARQEGLISLWNLQDILIQKEKNNQPFDFIYPTSGAPILVDGVGIVKGAKNPEAAKAFYEFLFEQELRVELAETLFQIPTRSDINQETMPSWLQGIELKPLELDWAVMAAKEKEWMQYWDENIKGKGGE comes from the coding sequence GTGAAAAAAGCAAACAGTCAGCTCCGCAGGTGGACGTGCGCCCTGTTTGCCGGCACGCTGGCGCTGGCACTGGCCGCCTGCAGCGGCGGCGGGCAGCAGGCGCAGCCGGCCGACAGCGCCGGGCAAACCGCAGGCGGTGCCACCCAACCGACCGGGAGCGAGCAGCCTTCATCCGCACAAAACGAAGCGCACAAGGGGGAACCGCAGAAGCTGGTGATCTACACGGCGCGCGACAAAAACGTGATTGAAGCGGTGCAGCCCAAATTTGCAGCGAAATATCCGAACATTGACGTAGAAATTCTGACGATGGGAGCGCAGGAAATCCTGGAGCGGGTGCGCGCCGAAAAGACCAACCCGCAGGCTGACTTTTGGTGGGGCGGGACGCAATCGGCGCTGATGACCGCCGCGGAGGAGGGATTGTTGGAAAGCTACAAGCCGAGCTTCAGCGACAGCATTCCCGCCCTGTACAAAGACCCGCAGGACCGCTGGTACGGCGAGATGCTGCTGCCGGAAGTGATCATGTACAACGCGCAGGCGCTGACAAAAGAGGAGGCGCCCCAGGACTGGGACGATCTGTTGGATCCCAAGTACAAGGACAAGATCATCATCCGCGGCGTGCTGCAGTCGGGAACGATGCGGACGATTTACTCGGCGATGATCTACCGGCAGGGGGCCGATACGCCGGAAAAAGGGTACGAATGGCTGAAGCAACTAGATGCCAACACCAAGGAATACGCGCAGGATCCAACCAACCTCTACCTGAAGCTGGCCCGTCAGGAAGGATTGATCTCGTTGTGGAACCTGCAGGACATCCTGATTCAAAAGGAAAAAAACAACCAGCCGTTTGACTTCATCTATCCGACTAGCGGCGCTCCCATCCTCGTCGACGGCGTGGGGATCGTCAAAGGCGCGAAAAACCCGGAAGCGGCGAAGGCCTTCTACGAGTTTCTGTTTGAGCAGGAGCTGCGCGTCGAGCTGGCCGAAACGCTGTTCCAAATCCCGACGCGAAGCGACATCAATCAGGAGACGATGCCTTCCTGGCTGCAGGGGATCGAATTGAAACCGCTGGAGCTGGACTGGGCGGTGATGGCGGCCAAGGAAAAAGAGTGGATGCAGTACTGGGATGAAAACATCAAAGGGAAAGGCGGCGAGTAA
- a CDS encoding ABC transporter permease: MKPELAKQSGRLRRESLTASPYFVYLLVAPLYLVLFAYVLYPLFETFWQSVQVEGDFSLQHYAAFFDLAHPANLEALWTSLYISVLSVICCGVVGVSMAFLLERYEFPGRGLLAVLAMVPMALPPLVGVLSFTFLYSESGIIPRALQRLLQLEQVPFSLKGVWGVLVVHTFTMYTYFYMTASAAIKGLDPSLEEAAASLGAGRITIWRRVILPMLTPALVAASLLVFMISMASYTAPLIFGVDRTMTMQIYLSRTNGNLELAATQSTILSIVSLLFLLIMRWYQSVRNYQNLSKGLSVHRREVKSPLGRYVAMVLSSIGVIVLLLPILVLLLISFSEDGTWTVQILPPRYTLAHYVELFTDPDTWEPIVTSFQLSFLATIGNLLFGVAAAYAMVRLAFRGKTLLDVLIMLPWALPGTVVAVNLIAAFSEPSAFSFQQVLVGTFWIIPLAYFVRHLPLVFRSTSAALMQMDRSLEEAARNLGASWWYSFRRVVLPLALGGVLAGTLLAFVQGIGEFVASILLFTPSATPLSVAIFQRMYAFEFGTACAYGVLQVVLIMIVLFVSRKAAGDQVGTAV; the protein is encoded by the coding sequence ATGAAGCCGGAGCTGGCAAAACAGAGCGGGCGGCTGCGCCGGGAATCGCTGACCGCCTCGCCCTACTTCGTGTACCTGCTGGTGGCGCCGCTCTATCTCGTCCTGTTCGCTTATGTGCTCTATCCCTTGTTTGAGACGTTTTGGCAAAGCGTGCAGGTGGAGGGCGATTTCTCCCTCCAGCATTACGCCGCCTTTTTTGACCTCGCGCACCCGGCCAACCTGGAAGCGCTCTGGACCAGCTTGTACATCTCTGTGCTCAGCGTGATCTGCTGCGGCGTCGTCGGCGTCTCCATGGCCTTTCTCCTGGAGCGTTACGAGTTCCCCGGCCGCGGGCTGCTCGCTGTGCTGGCGATGGTGCCGATGGCGCTGCCGCCGCTGGTCGGGGTGCTCTCCTTTACGTTTCTGTACAGCGAAAGCGGCATCATTCCCCGCGCCTTGCAGCGGCTGTTGCAACTGGAACAGGTGCCGTTTTCGTTGAAAGGCGTTTGGGGCGTGCTGGTGGTGCACACGTTTACGATGTACACCTACTTTTACATGACGGCTTCCGCCGCGATCAAGGGACTGGATCCCTCTCTGGAAGAAGCTGCCGCCAGTCTCGGCGCGGGGCGGATCACCATCTGGCGGCGCGTGATTTTGCCGATGCTGACGCCGGCGCTGGTGGCCGCATCCCTGCTCGTCTTCATGATCTCGATGGCTTCCTACACCGCGCCGTTGATCTTTGGCGTGGACCGCACGATGACGATGCAGATCTACCTGTCCCGGACCAACGGCAACCTGGAGCTGGCCGCCACCCAGTCGACGATTCTCTCCATCGTCTCGCTCTTGTTTTTGCTGATCATGCGCTGGTATCAGAGCGTGCGCAACTACCAGAACCTGAGCAAGGGCCTGAGCGTCCACCGCCGGGAGGTGAAAAGTCCGCTCGGCCGCTATGTCGCGATGGTGCTGTCGAGCATCGGGGTCATCGTGCTGCTCCTGCCGATCCTCGTTTTGCTGCTGATTTCCTTTTCGGAAGACGGGACGTGGACCGTGCAGATTTTGCCGCCCCGTTATACGCTGGCGCATTACGTCGAGCTGTTTACCGACCCCGACACCTGGGAACCGATTGTGACCAGCTTCCAGCTCAGCTTCCTCGCCACGATCGGCAATCTGCTCTTCGGCGTCGCGGCCGCCTATGCGATGGTCCGGCTCGCCTTTCGCGGCAAGACGCTGTTGGATGTGCTGATCATGCTGCCTTGGGCGCTGCCGGGAACGGTCGTCGCGGTCAACCTGATTGCCGCGTTCAGCGAACCCTCCGCATTCAGCTTCCAGCAGGTGCTGGTCGGCACCTTTTGGATCATTCCGCTGGCGTATTTCGTTCGCCACCTGCCCTTGGTGTTCCGCTCCACTTCTGCCGCGCTGATGCAGATGGACCGTTCGCTGGAAGAAGCGGCCCGCAATCTGGGTGCCAGCTGGTGGTACAGTTTTCGCCGCGTCGTGCTGCCGCTTGCCCTCGGCGGTGTACTGGCCGGAACCCTGCTTGCCTTTGTCCAGGGGATCGGCGAATTCGTCGCCTCGATCCTCTTGTTTACGCCCAGCGCGACGCCGCTTTCCGTCGCGATTTTCCAGCGGATGTACGCGTTTGAGTTCGGTACGGCCTGCGCCTACGGGGTTTTGCAGGTCGTCCTGATCATGATCGTGTTGTTCGTTTCGCGCAAAGCCGCCGGCGACCAGGTCGGAACCGCCGTCTGA
- the queC gene encoding 7-cyano-7-deazaguanine synthase QueC yields the protein MVVLSGGLDSTTCMGIAKERGYALYPLTFDYGQRHAREVEQARQIAAYYQVPRHQIVRTGFLRELGGSALTDEAIAVPTEGVQDGVPSTYVPARNLIFLSMATAYAERIGASAIYIGVSAVDFSGYPDCRPAFIAAMQEAARLATRLGTEGGGLTIEAPLLHASKAETIRLGLALGVPYHLTTSCYQGEAVACGVCDSCRLRIKGFREAGAVDPIAYAIPPDWSSETP from the coding sequence GTGGTGGTGCTGAGCGGCGGGCTGGACAGCACGACCTGCATGGGCATCGCCAAGGAGCGAGGATACGCTTTGTATCCGCTCACCTTTGATTACGGCCAGCGGCACGCGCGGGAAGTGGAGCAGGCCAGGCAGATTGCCGCCTACTACCAAGTGCCCCGCCATCAGATCGTCCGCACCGGCTTCCTGCGCGAGCTCGGCGGCAGCGCCCTGACCGACGAGGCGATAGCCGTCCCGACGGAAGGCGTCCAGGACGGCGTTCCGTCCACCTACGTCCCCGCCCGCAACCTGATTTTTCTGTCCATGGCGACCGCTTATGCGGAACGAATCGGAGCGTCCGCCATCTATATCGGGGTTAGTGCGGTCGATTTTAGCGGGTACCCCGATTGCCGGCCCGCCTTCATCGCGGCGATGCAGGAAGCGGCGCGGCTGGCAACGCGGCTCGGCACGGAGGGAGGCGGCTTGACGATCGAAGCGCCGCTGCTTCACGCCAGCAAGGCGGAGACGATCCGCCTCGGTCTGGCCCTGGGCGTGCCGTACCACCTGACCACCTCCTGCTATCAGGGAGAGGCGGTTGCCTGCGGCGTATGCGACAGCTGCCGCTTGCGCATCAAAGGGTTCCGGGAAGCGGGCGCGGTCGACCCGATCGCGTACGCCATCCCGCCCGACTGGAGCAGCGAAACCCCTTAG
- a CDS encoding AEC family transporter, producing the protein MDWGTLVSSIVIMGAMIGIGVLLARRTPLTSENRQLMVTIIVNVALPCIILNGIMQTPLDETLLKQIFFIFFLSVLLNCIGIGMGWLAAKAAGASPQKAREMAIVSALGNTGFIGLPLCAVLFGPKGALLAAVFDAGVDFTLWTVGVILLQQKRSLSLGGLKELLNIPMLAIVAGLVIALAGVQPPETVKTFVASLAALTSPLAMIYIGLLLPGLLSRKKFLPLPIIGLPIVMKLFAFPLAVILALRYVPLPVELAQVVMVQVTMPTLTLGSIVFARYAADEQMGAMATVFSTLLSMITIPFVVMLGAKLLHI; encoded by the coding sequence GTGGATTGGGGGACATTGGTCTCGTCCATTGTCATCATGGGGGCGATGATCGGGATCGGCGTACTGCTCGCCAGACGCACGCCGCTGACCAGTGAAAACAGGCAGCTGATGGTCACGATCATCGTCAACGTGGCGCTGCCGTGCATCATCTTAAACGGGATCATGCAGACACCGCTGGACGAGACACTGCTGAAGCAGATCTTTTTCATCTTCTTTTTGTCTGTGCTGTTGAACTGTATCGGGATCGGGATGGGCTGGCTTGCCGCCAAAGCGGCTGGGGCGTCCCCCCAAAAGGCGCGGGAGATGGCCATTGTCTCCGCTCTCGGCAATACCGGTTTTATCGGTCTGCCGCTGTGTGCCGTCCTGTTCGGACCGAAAGGGGCCCTGCTTGCCGCCGTGTTCGACGCCGGCGTCGATTTTACGCTCTGGACGGTCGGGGTCATCCTGCTGCAGCAAAAGCGCTCGCTGTCGCTTGGCGGGTTGAAGGAACTGCTCAACATCCCGATGCTGGCGATTGTTGCCGGCCTTGTGATCGCACTCGCGGGCGTGCAGCCGCCGGAGACAGTGAAAACTTTCGTTGCGAGTCTCGCCGCCCTCACCTCGCCGCTGGCGATGATCTACATCGGCCTTTTGCTGCCCGGTCTGCTGAGCAGAAAAAAATTCCTCCCGCTGCCGATCATCGGCCTGCCAATCGTGATGAAACTGTTTGCTTTTCCCTTGGCTGTGATCCTGGCTTTACGTTACGTCCCGCTGCCGGTCGAGTTGGCGCAGGTGGTCATGGTGCAGGTGACCATGCCCACCCTGACCTTGGGCTCCATCGTCTTTGCCCGGTATGCGGCGGATGAACAGATGGGGGCGATGGCCACCGTCTTTTCCACATTGCTCAGCATGATCACCATCCCGTTTGTCGTGATGCTGGGCGCCAAATTGTTGCACATATGA
- the queF gene encoding preQ(1) synthase, with protein sequence MAHVTHNHAKYNNIRFDTQDESAIMVDILETIPYEYVGKRTEIMLPTNEFTSVCPWSGLPDFAELKIYMIPNEKLIEMKSLKYYLTSYRNVGIYQEHATNRILQDLVNCCDPLYMRIEANWNARGGLGTRVVVEYKKEGADV encoded by the coding sequence ATGGCACACGTGACACACAATCACGCGAAGTACAACAACATCCGCTTTGACACGCAGGACGAGTCGGCGATCATGGTGGACATCCTGGAGACGATTCCCTATGAGTACGTCGGCAAACGCACGGAAATCATGCTGCCGACCAATGAATTCACCTCGGTCTGCCCGTGGTCGGGCCTGCCGGACTTCGCTGAACTGAAAATTTACATGATCCCCAACGAAAAGCTGATCGAAATGAAATCGCTGAAATACTACCTCACTTCGTACCGCAACGTGGGCATCTATCAGGAACACGCGACCAACCGGATCCTGCAAGACCTGGTGAACTGCTGCGATCCGCTCTACATGCGGATTGAAGCCAACTGGAACGCGCGCGGCGGACTGGGTACGCGGGTCGTGGTAGAGTACAAAAAGGAAGGCGCGGACGTGTAA
- a CDS encoding 7-carboxy-7-deazaguanine synthase QueE, which produces MTGVDETARLPVVEIFQSVQGEGTRAGFPTTFVRLFNCNLRCRWCDTTYSYAPHQPAFFAAIGEIVEAVRRFGNPSVCLTGGEPLMHRGKSLALVQALSELPGVEDLHIETNGAIPLAPFVRLRQTGGKAARCLRFVMDWKLPGSGEAERMLAENLPLLGGQDELKFVIADERDFAAACALLDRFPTAALPLFSPVWETMPPARLVELLLASGRKQVKLNLQLHKVIWDPQTRGV; this is translated from the coding sequence ATGACGGGAGTCGATGAGACAGCCAGACTGCCGGTCGTGGAAATCTTCCAGAGCGTGCAGGGCGAAGGGACGAGGGCCGGCTTTCCGACCACCTTCGTCCGCCTGTTCAACTGCAATCTGCGCTGCCGTTGGTGCGATACCACGTACAGCTACGCGCCCCATCAGCCTGCGTTTTTCGCCGCGATCGGCGAGATCGTGGAGGCGGTGCGGCGCTTCGGCAACCCGTCCGTCTGTTTGACCGGCGGCGAACCGCTGATGCATCGGGGGAAATCGCTGGCGTTGGTGCAAGCGCTGAGCGAGCTTCCGGGTGTGGAGGACCTGCACATCGAGACCAACGGGGCGATCCCGCTCGCGCCGTTTGTCCGGCTGCGGCAAACCGGCGGGAAAGCGGCCCGCTGCCTCCGCTTCGTGATGGATTGGAAGCTGCCGGGGAGCGGCGAGGCGGAGCGGATGCTCGCGGAAAACCTGCCGCTGCTCGGGGGGCAGGACGAACTGAAGTTCGTGATTGCGGACGAGCGCGACTTCGCGGCTGCCTGTGCGCTCTTGGATCGGTTCCCGACGGCTGCCCTGCCGCTGTTCAGCCCGGTCTGGGAAACGATGCCGCCCGCGCGGCTGGTGGAGCTGCTCCTGGCCAGCGGACGCAAGCAGGTGAAGCTCAACCTGCAGCTGCACAAAGTGATCTGGGATCCGCAGACGCGCGGGGTGTGA
- a CDS encoding NEW3 domain-containing protein produces MKMGKLSRKLLPLVTAAALVCSLLLPLTSHTAHAERGVVELWKAIKPLTTIASAMNTGAHPDDEHSATLAYLSLGLGVDTSSVIANRGEGGQNEIGSELFNALGVIRTRELQEASAASNVTLGLLSEEINDPIFDFGFSKSPQETLAKWGEEVAYERLIRKIRELRPDVLIPAFLNDPAQHGHHRAVNLLTVRAFRDAADPEVFPQHLAQGLAPWQVKKLYLPATEDDYTVQVPVGDYDAVYGASYLQLGEEARFLHKSQGMGRHYDEGPSFQYYKLADTATGDAKQQKEESFFTGIAFTFADLAQEVAGKAGGQALAQGLRTLDEDARDVIAAYPRFADVAREVHEMKRDLERLAAAVEAAQLDEATRTDLLHRLKLKARQLDKASAEAVSLVAKLRPQTGELVAGQTARMTVTAYNGGEVTLQQVELSLRVPAGWQVRPLAETRFARLDHNQTVSAEFAVTVPDDAPLFHPYKPAAVSADVRYEAFGSASVVNASPTQTIAVLPPFSLSLAPQAAIVNTRKPEQPIPVTVTVRNYTPGAAAATITLQLPEGWSVQPASHTLAFADKGETKAADFTVKPAAAVAQGQYTITARAHSVSGESNQAVQVIEYPHIGRTYLIQPTVMKAQALDLSVPEGLVVGYVSSGFDNIDQYLRQLGIEVVNLDAEEIESGDLRKYDTIVLGIRAYGFRPELLASNGRLLQYVRDGGNLVVQYHKPSDNWREDLAPYPLTIGDPSIKWRVTDEHSPVEVLAPDHPIFHTPNQITAADWQGWIQERSLYNASQWAEEYVELISTGDPGEEPFTGIFLTAPYGKGSYTYSSLVWYREIPELVPGAIRLFVNMISLTQ; encoded by the coding sequence ATGAAAATGGGGAAGTTATCCCGTAAACTGTTGCCGCTCGTCACCGCAGCGGCGCTCGTCTGCAGTCTGCTGCTGCCGCTCACGTCGCATACCGCGCACGCCGAGCGGGGCGTGGTCGAACTGTGGAAGGCGATCAAACCGCTCACCACGATTGCCAGCGCGATGAATACGGGGGCCCATCCGGACGACGAGCACAGTGCGACCTTGGCCTATCTGTCGCTGGGGCTGGGCGTGGACACCTCCAGCGTCATCGCCAACCGCGGCGAAGGCGGGCAAAACGAGATCGGCAGCGAACTGTTCAACGCTTTGGGCGTGATCCGCACGCGGGAACTGCAGGAAGCGTCCGCTGCCAGCAATGTGACGCTGGGGCTGCTCAGCGAAGAGATCAACGATCCCATCTTTGATTTCGGTTTCTCCAAAAGTCCGCAGGAAACGCTCGCCAAATGGGGGGAAGAGGTGGCCTACGAACGTCTCATCCGCAAGATCCGCGAGCTGCGGCCTGATGTGCTGATCCCCGCTTTTTTAAATGATCCGGCGCAGCACGGCCACCACCGCGCTGTCAACCTCCTGACGGTCAGGGCGTTCCGCGACGCGGCTGACCCTGAGGTGTTTCCGCAGCATCTGGCGCAGGGGCTAGCCCCCTGGCAGGTGAAAAAGCTGTACCTGCCCGCAACGGAGGATGATTACACGGTCCAGGTGCCGGTTGGCGATTACGACGCGGTATACGGCGCCTCTTACCTGCAGTTGGGCGAGGAAGCCCGCTTTCTGCACAAGAGTCAGGGGATGGGCCGCCATTACGACGAAGGGCCGAGTTTCCAGTATTACAAACTGGCCGATACCGCCACAGGGGACGCCAAACAGCAAAAAGAGGAGAGTTTTTTCACGGGCATCGCCTTCACGTTTGCCGACTTGGCGCAAGAAGTGGCGGGCAAAGCGGGCGGGCAAGCGCTGGCCCAAGGGTTGCGGACGCTGGACGAAGACGCGCGGGACGTGATCGCGGCCTATCCGCGCTTTGCCGATGTGGCCCGCGAAGTGCACGAGATGAAGCGCGATCTGGAGCGGCTGGCTGCGGCGGTGGAAGCGGCGCAGCTGGATGAAGCGACGAGGACGGATTTGCTGCACCGGCTGAAGCTAAAAGCGCGGCAGCTCGACAAGGCGAGTGCAGAAGCGGTCTCGCTGGTTGCCAAGCTGCGGCCGCAGACGGGTGAGCTCGTTGCCGGACAGACCGCGCGGATGACGGTTACCGCCTACAACGGCGGCGAGGTAACGCTCCAGCAGGTGGAGCTGTCGCTGCGCGTTCCGGCGGGCTGGCAGGTGCGGCCGCTGGCTGAGACGCGCTTTGCCCGGCTGGACCACAATCAGACGGTTTCCGCCGAATTCGCGGTGACGGTGCCGGACGATGCGCCGCTGTTTCATCCTTACAAGCCCGCGGCGGTCAGCGCGGACGTCCGCTACGAGGCGTTCGGCAGCGCAAGTGTGGTCAACGCCAGCCCGACCCAGACGATTGCCGTGCTGCCGCCTTTTTCGCTCTCGCTCGCTCCGCAAGCGGCGATCGTGAATACGCGCAAACCGGAGCAGCCGATTCCGGTCACGGTGACGGTGCGCAACTACACGCCCGGTGCGGCCGCCGCCACGATCACGCTGCAGCTGCCGGAGGGCTGGAGTGTGCAGCCGGCCAGCCATACCTTGGCGTTCGCCGACAAAGGCGAGACAAAAGCGGCCGACTTTACGGTGAAGCCGGCGGCGGCGGTGGCCCAAGGCCAATACACGATTACCGCGCGGGCGCACAGCGTAAGCGGCGAAAGCAATCAGGCGGTCCAGGTGATCGAGTATCCACACATTGGGCGCACCTACCTGATCCAGCCGACCGTGATGAAGGCGCAGGCGCTCGATCTGAGCGTGCCGGAGGGACTGGTCGTCGGCTACGTCTCCAGCGGGTTTGACAACATCGACCAATACCTGCGCCAGCTGGGGATCGAGGTGGTCAATCTGGATGCGGAGGAGATCGAATCGGGCGATTTGCGCAAATACGACACGATCGTCCTGGGAATCCGCGCTTACGGGTTCCGGCCGGAACTGCTCGCCAGCAACGGGCGCCTGCTGCAGTACGTCCGGGACGGCGGCAATCTCGTCGTGCAGTACCACAAACCGTCCGACAATTGGCGGGAAGATCTCGCGCCGTACCCGCTCACCATCGGCGATCCGTCGATCAAGTGGCGGGTCACCGACGAGCATTCCCCGGTGGAGGTGCTGGCGCCGGATCATCCGATTTTCCACACGCCGAACCAGATTACGGCGGCAGATTGGCAGGGCTGGATTCAGGAGCGCTCGCTCTACAACGCGTCGCAGTGGGCAGAGGAATACGTGGAGCTGATTTCCACCGGCGATCCCGGCGAGGAACCGTTTACCGGCATTTTCCTGACCGCGCCGTACGGCAAAGGCAGCTACACCTACAGCAGCCTGGTCTGGTATCGCGAAATTCCGGAACTGGTGCCGGGCGCAATCCGGCTGTTCGTCAACATGATCAGCTTGACCCAATAA
- a CDS encoding ABC transporter ATP-binding protein has product MSGVTLEQVSKHFGSVRGVAELDVEIRPGEFFTFLGPSGCGKTTTLRMIAGFYFPTSGRIRFGERDVTDLPPNKRNTGMVFQNYALFPHMSVFENIAFGLQVRKLPRQEIKKRVERALALVHLEGYGGRRIDQLSGGQQQRVALARALVIEPQILLLDEPLSNLDAKLREDTRLEIKRLQLELGITTIYVTHDQAEAMAMSDRILVMNSGIVQQIGTPDEIYNRPLNRFVASFIGETNLWEGTVSRLAGEEAELTLAPGLVLSGIRTNASPLCRLAPGERTTVSIRPECIREAGPQEQRNVVRGKILVAEFTGANVHYVARIGSLLLRATFVNQGHRLRRRGEELALHIPAESIYFLG; this is encoded by the coding sequence TTGAGCGGGGTAACACTGGAGCAGGTAAGCAAACATTTTGGCAGCGTGCGCGGCGTGGCCGAGCTAGACGTCGAGATCAGGCCGGGTGAGTTTTTTACCTTCCTCGGCCCCAGTGGATGCGGGAAGACCACGACCCTGCGGATGATCGCCGGATTTTATTTTCCCACTTCCGGCCGCATCCGGTTCGGTGAGCGGGATGTCACCGACCTGCCGCCCAACAAACGGAACACGGGGATGGTGTTTCAAAACTACGCCCTCTTTCCCCACATGAGTGTGTTTGAAAACATCGCGTTTGGCCTGCAGGTACGCAAGCTGCCGCGCCAAGAGATCAAGAAAAGGGTGGAACGGGCGCTGGCGCTCGTTCACCTGGAGGGCTACGGCGGCCGCCGCATCGACCAGCTGTCCGGCGGCCAGCAGCAGCGGGTGGCATTGGCTCGCGCCCTGGTCATTGAACCGCAGATCCTGCTCTTGGACGAACCGCTGAGCAACCTGGACGCCAAACTGCGCGAAGACACCCGGCTGGAAATCAAGCGGCTGCAGTTGGAACTGGGGATCACGACGATTTACGTCACCCACGATCAGGCGGAAGCGATGGCGATGTCCGACCGCATCTTGGTGATGAACAGCGGGATCGTCCAGCAAATCGGAACGCCGGACGAGATATACAACCGCCCGCTGAACCGCTTTGTCGCATCCTTTATCGGCGAGACCAATCTCTGGGAAGGGACGGTCAGCCGGCTGGCCGGAGAAGAAGCGGAGCTGACGCTGGCGCCCGGGCTGGTTCTTTCCGGCATCCGCACCAACGCATCGCCGCTGTGCCGACTGGCGCCGGGGGAGCGGACGACGGTTTCGATCCGGCCGGAGTGCATCCGCGAGGCGGGGCCGCAGGAGCAGCGCAACGTGGTCAGGGGGAAGATCCTCGTTGCCGAGTTTACCGGCGCCAACGTCCACTACGTCGCGCGGATTGGCAGCCTGCTGCTGCGGGCGACGTTCGTCAACCAGGGGCACAGGCTCAGACGGCGCGGGGAGGAGCTGGCGCTGCACATTCCAGCGGAGAGTATTTACTTCCTGGGGTAA